A single bacterium DNA region contains:
- a CDS encoding transketolase, with protein MAIVDSQTGSTRRDFSLDELADQARQMRCWNMMAITAAGSGHSGGTLSIMDVAAALYLKHAKHDPRNPEWPDRDRILWSTGHKAPALYVALAFAGYFDDRKVTFNGEPVPGLENVSGIEQTVLLRRLGSGFEGHPNRFKVPGVELSSGSLGQGFGVAQGCAMNAKLDGKSYRVYALLGDGELDEGSMWETAMAAAHYKLDNLCAIVDRNQLQIDGTTTEVMEVAPVKEKFEAFGWHVLEIDGHDMEQILKALARAETVKDKPTCIIAHTIKGKGVGFCENVCGYHGVPPKDGLKEGAESIFACVDCLDAEEEMSRERIAQLMGIVEKYQAFVDAKVDGMMPKFGRDYWWNKAADMHCKMDATRNGFGWGAAKLSGRDDVVGFGADITSSIRMDYFFKPDGKTTDEERLKRFFSMGIQEQNMTVVAAGFAKEGKIGWIGSYGVFITGRNWDQLRTTCAYNDYNVKVADAHGGISVGPDGATHQALEEISVVTCIPRFHMIVPCDSKEAEKATLAIAEVPGPGVVRFAREATPLVTNDGTPFEYGQANVIRFRGAQENFADAFETVLASDYKAENEALAIIACGPMVPEAMRAAYILKEERGIETRIVNVHTVKPIDRAAILAAANDCGIIVTAEEHQVGGFGNLVAGVIAQGDVARPVKLRMVGVQDTFGESGQPWELMKFFGLTGEHIAAKALEIL; from the coding sequence ATGGCGATTGTCGATTCGCAGACGGGAAGTACGCGGAGGGACTTCTCGCTCGACGAGCTGGCGGACCAGGCTCGGCAGATGCGCTGCTGGAACATGATGGCCATCACCGCTGCCGGGTCCGGGCACAGCGGTGGCACGCTGTCCATCATGGATGTGGCCGCGGCCCTATACCTCAAACACGCGAAGCACGACCCGCGCAACCCGGAGTGGCCTGACCGCGACCGAATCCTCTGGTCCACCGGCCACAAGGCGCCGGCCCTGTACGTGGCTCTGGCCTTCGCGGGGTACTTCGACGACCGCAAAGTGACCTTCAACGGCGAGCCGGTGCCGGGCCTCGAGAACGTGTCCGGCATTGAGCAGACCGTGCTGCTGCGGCGGCTGGGGTCGGGCTTCGAAGGGCACCCGAACCGGTTCAAGGTACCGGGGGTGGAGTTGTCCTCCGGCTCGCTGGGACAGGGCTTCGGCGTGGCGCAGGGCTGTGCCATGAACGCCAAGCTGGACGGCAAGAGCTACCGGGTCTACGCGCTTCTGGGTGACGGAGAGCTGGATGAGGGCTCGATGTGGGAGACGGCGATGGCGGCGGCCCACTACAAACTGGATAACCTGTGCGCCATCGTGGACCGCAACCAGTTGCAGATTGACGGGACCACGACCGAGGTCATGGAAGTTGCGCCCGTGAAGGAGAAGTTTGAGGCCTTCGGTTGGCACGTGCTGGAGATTGACGGCCACGACATGGAGCAGATCCTCAAGGCCCTGGCCAGGGCCGAGACGGTCAAAGACAAGCCCACCTGCATCATCGCCCACACGATCAAGGGCAAAGGGGTCGGTTTCTGCGAGAACGTGTGCGGCTATCACGGCGTGCCGCCCAAGGACGGCCTCAAGGAGGGCGCCGAGTCCATCTTTGCCTGCGTGGACTGTCTCGACGCCGAGGAGGAGATGTCCCGGGAGCGCATCGCGCAGCTCATGGGCATCGTCGAGAAGTATCAGGCCTTCGTGGATGCCAAGGTAGATGGCATGATGCCGAAGTTCGGCCGGGACTACTGGTGGAACAAGGCCGCCGACATGCACTGCAAGATGGACGCCACCCGCAACGGCTTCGGCTGGGGCGCGGCCAAGCTCAGCGGCCGGGACGATGTGGTGGGCTTTGGCGCCGACATCACCTCTTCCATCCGGATGGACTACTTCTTCAAGCCCGATGGCAAGACTACGGACGAGGAGCGCCTCAAGCGCTTCTTCAGCATGGGCATCCAGGAACAAAACATGACGGTGGTGGCTGCCGGGTTCGCCAAGGAAGGCAAGATCGGCTGGATCGGCTCGTACGGCGTGTTCATCACCGGCCGGAACTGGGACCAGCTCCGCACGACCTGCGCGTACAACGACTACAACGTCAAAGTCGCCGACGCCCATGGCGGCATCTCGGTGGGGCCTGACGGGGCGACCCACCAGGCGCTGGAGGAGATCAGCGTCGTCACCTGCATCCCCCGGTTCCACATGATCGTGCCGTGCGACTCCAAGGAAGCCGAGAAGGCCACGCTGGCCATCGCCGAGGTCCCGGGACCGGGCGTCGTGCGTTTCGCCCGTGAGGCCACGCCGCTGGTCACCAACGACGGCACACCGTTCGAGTACGGCCAGGCGAACGTCATCCGCTTCCGCGGGGCGCAGGAGAACTTCGCCGACGCCTTTGAGACGGTCCTGGCCTCAGACTACAAGGCCGAAAACGAGGCCCTTGCGATCATCGCCTGCGGTCCGATGGTGCCTGAGGCCATGCGCGCGGCCTACATCCTCAAGGAGGAGCGGGGGATCGAGACCCGCATCGTCAACGTGCACACGGTCAAGCCAATTGACCGGGCTGCGATCCTGGCGGCAGCCAACGACTGCGGGATCATCGTCACCGCCGAGGAGCACCAGGTCGGCGGCTTCGGCAACCTCGTTGCCGGCGTCATCGCCCAGGGCGATGTGGCGCGGCCGGTCAAGCTCCGCATGGTTGGCGTCCAGGACACCTTCGGCGAGTCCGGGCAGCCGTGGGAACTGATGAAGTTCTTCGGCCTGACGGGCGAGCATATCGCCGCCAAGGCGCTGGAGATCCTGTAG
- a CDS encoding phosphodiester glycosidase family protein, with translation MLLPALGMAQTGTEGVTLTVNGRPTDTAQAALVAEDSLFVSTEVLATDLGVQVQVEKGLWRLAYYDHTWLVRTGERTLRHDDREEQSALAPLQRGEQLFVPLALLSQTLQLVVTHDGEKWALQSPCANLLQVRQGAHEDRVRFVFDLAAPAGYRLYQEPGKVVLEMPVAADQPEVLRLHQFEEALAPQVTESVQKGFLRIAISHESPEPPQFFTLGDPARIVVDLLRETPTPPPVVEKPRPVRPTSGDIWQACQFTGSKGPVRGFVIRFNPATSKWALRPALAGSTIMRRRTVSRIAADNGAYAAINGGFFASQGPPLGLLVIDGEWIKAPLFNRAVLGITRDGKYQIANVDFDGQALFEGLGMLPLDRINEGHVTDESVIAFTGRWGPLVVGAPDKVRLAVNADGLVSAVYPQNVDAPIPQGGYVLSGNGRRAQTLAGVAQGTKVQLRLQTTPRWPDLWEALGGGPLLVSQGQIAVNGHAERFRADVTNGCRPRSAVGLTAGGEVLLVAVEEPGMTLRELAGVMAKLGARTAMNLDGGGSSAIVVNGRLLNSPSDGGERAVSNALLVVKR, from the coding sequence ATGCTGCTGCCAGCGTTGGGCATGGCCCAGACGGGCACCGAAGGCGTGACGCTGACCGTCAACGGGCGGCCGACCGACACCGCCCAGGCCGCCCTCGTCGCCGAGGACAGCCTGTTCGTCTCTACCGAGGTGCTGGCGACCGACCTGGGGGTCCAGGTGCAGGTCGAGAAGGGCCTCTGGCGGCTGGCGTACTACGACCATACGTGGCTGGTGCGCACGGGGGAACGCACCCTCCGACACGACGACCGTGAGGAGCAGAGCGCCCTGGCGCCGCTGCAGCGGGGCGAACAGCTCTTCGTGCCCCTGGCGCTGTTGAGCCAGACGCTGCAACTGGTGGTGACCCACGACGGGGAGAAGTGGGCGCTTCAGTCTCCGTGCGCGAACCTGCTGCAGGTGCGCCAGGGCGCCCACGAGGACCGCGTGCGGTTTGTGTTCGACCTCGCCGCTCCGGCTGGCTACCGGCTCTACCAGGAGCCCGGGAAGGTCGTGCTGGAGATGCCGGTGGCGGCGGATCAGCCGGAGGTCCTGCGCCTGCACCAGTTCGAGGAGGCGCTCGCGCCGCAGGTCACGGAGTCGGTGCAGAAGGGCTTCCTGCGCATCGCGATCAGCCACGAGAGCCCCGAGCCGCCGCAGTTCTTCACCCTGGGCGACCCGGCGCGCATCGTCGTGGACCTGTTGCGCGAGACGCCCACGCCCCCGCCGGTGGTGGAGAAGCCGCGCCCGGTGCGCCCGACCTCCGGCGACATCTGGCAGGCCTGCCAGTTCACCGGCTCGAAGGGCCCGGTGCGCGGGTTCGTGATCCGCTTCAACCCGGCCACGAGCAAGTGGGCGCTCCGGCCGGCTCTGGCCGGCTCAACCATCATGCGGCGGCGCACGGTGTCCCGCATCGCGGCCGACAACGGGGCCTACGCGGCCATCAATGGGGGCTTTTTCGCCTCGCAAGGGCCGCCGCTGGGGCTACTCGTGATTGACGGCGAGTGGATCAAGGCGCCGCTGTTCAACCGCGCGGTGCTGGGCATCACCCGCGATGGGAAGTACCAGATCGCCAACGTGGACTTCGACGGTCAGGCGCTGTTTGAGGGGCTCGGGATGCTGCCCCTGGACCGCATCAATGAAGGCCACGTAACCGACGAGTCGGTCATTGCCTTCACGGGGCGCTGGGGGCCACTGGTGGTCGGGGCACCCGACAAGGTGCGCCTGGCTGTCAATGCCGATGGTCTCGTGAGCGCGGTCTACCCGCAGAACGTGGATGCGCCCATCCCGCAGGGGGGCTATGTCCTGTCCGGCAACGGGCGGCGGGCGCAGACGCTCGCCGGGGTGGCACAGGGCACGAAAGTGCAACTGCGCCTGCAGACGACGCCGCGGTGGCCGGACCTGTGGGAGGCGCTCGGAGGCGGGCCGCTGCTGGTGTCGCAGGGGCAGATCGCGGTCAACGGCCACGCCGAGCGCTTCCGGGCTGACGTGACCAACGGTTGCCGCCCGCGGTCTGCGGTGGGCCTCACGGCCGGGGGCGAGGTGCTGCTGGTCGCGGTGGAGGAACCGGGAATGACGCTGCGCGAGCTGGCCGGGGTGATGGCGAAGCTCGGGGCCCGGACCGCCATGAACCTCGACGGCGGCGGCTCCAGCGCCATCGTGGTGAACGGCCGGCTGCTCAACTCCCCCAGCGATGGGGGCGAGCGGGCCGTGTCCAATGCGCTGCTGGTGGTGAAGCGCTGA
- the pyk gene encoding pyruvate kinase, translating to MVTFNPTKIICTLGPGSADEQVLRDMVSAGMDVARLNFSHGTHQEHAERFQRLRRASDELGCHVGVIADLQGPKIRVGELEGGQPVRLIPGAELVISTEPCPGTADRVSTTYQGLCHDVTPGARILLDDGTLALRVKSKTKTDVTCEVVVGGMLSEHKGINLPGVQVSAPSCTEKDRDDLAFALELGVDYVALSFVRSAADVLELRGLCRRNGEAVPIIAKLEKPEALEHLSEVVAAADAIMVARGDLAVELSPEEVPVWQKRIIAECALQNKPVITATQMLESMRDNPQPTRAEASDVANAIFDGSDAVMLSAETAVGKYPVETVAMMRRIAAAAEQEQRRLGPREAVGGQAQDLTIAEAISRAAVDVATHVDARAVIAFTESGSTARMASKRRPGVPILACTPLAPTARRCSLYWGVLPVVVPDAEDAEEMIAQTGQELKRLGLVAAGDRVVFTAGVPMGQPGSTNTLSVEVIE from the coding sequence TTGGTCACCTTCAACCCCACGAAGATCATCTGCACCCTCGGCCCCGGTTCCGCTGACGAGCAGGTTCTGCGCGACATGGTCTCGGCGGGGATGGATGTGGCGCGTCTGAACTTCTCGCACGGCACCCACCAGGAGCATGCCGAGCGGTTCCAGCGCCTGCGCCGGGCGAGCGACGAACTGGGCTGCCACGTGGGTGTCATCGCCGACCTGCAGGGCCCCAAGATCCGTGTCGGAGAGCTGGAGGGCGGTCAGCCGGTGAGGCTGATCCCGGGCGCTGAGCTGGTCATCAGCACCGAGCCGTGCCCGGGGACCGCCGACCGCGTCTCGACGACGTACCAGGGCCTCTGCCACGACGTGACCCCCGGCGCCCGGATTCTCCTGGACGATGGGACCCTCGCACTGCGGGTCAAGAGCAAGACGAAGACCGACGTCACCTGCGAGGTCGTGGTCGGGGGGATGCTCTCGGAGCACAAGGGGATCAACCTGCCCGGCGTGCAGGTCAGCGCGCCGTCGTGCACGGAGAAGGACCGGGACGACCTGGCGTTCGCGCTGGAACTGGGCGTGGACTACGTGGCGTTGAGCTTTGTGCGTTCGGCGGCGGATGTGCTGGAGTTGCGCGGCCTGTGCCGGCGCAACGGCGAGGCCGTCCCCATCATCGCGAAGCTCGAGAAGCCAGAGGCGCTCGAACATCTGTCCGAGGTCGTCGCCGCGGCCGACGCGATCATGGTCGCCCGTGGTGACCTGGCGGTCGAACTGTCGCCCGAGGAAGTCCCGGTCTGGCAGAAGCGCATCATCGCGGAGTGCGCCCTGCAGAACAAGCCAGTCATCACGGCCACCCAGATGCTCGAGTCCATGCGCGACAACCCGCAGCCTACCCGTGCGGAGGCCTCAGACGTGGCCAACGCGATTTTCGACGGGTCGGACGCCGTGATGCTCTCGGCGGAAACGGCCGTGGGGAAGTACCCCGTCGAGACCGTGGCGATGATGCGGCGGATCGCCGCCGCCGCGGAGCAGGAGCAACGCCGTCTGGGCCCGCGCGAGGCCGTGGGCGGACAGGCACAGGATCTGACCATCGCCGAGGCCATCAGCCGGGCGGCGGTGGACGTGGCGACCCACGTGGACGCCCGGGCGGTCATCGCCTTCACCGAGTCCGGCTCGACGGCTCGCATGGCGTCCAAGCGGCGGCCCGGAGTGCCCATCCTGGCGTGCACGCCGCTGGCCCCGACGGCCCGGCGCTGCAGCCTCTACTGGGGCGTGCTGCCTGTGGTCGTGCCCGACGCCGAGGACGCCGAAGAGATGATTGCACAGACAGGGCAGGAGTTGAAGCGCCTGGGGCTCGTGGCGGCGGGCGACCGTGTGGTCTTCACCGCCGGGGTGCCCATGGGTCAGCCCGGCAGCACCAACACCCTGAGCGTCGAGGTCATCGAGTAG
- a CDS encoding DUF366 family protein — translation MQIAFGKNIPYDGSQLRTGWIAETFGVAGDAIAVFTGACDVAPEHMLDLEDLEAGESIRARHMLHFIVEHAGVALPLMVARQRLLASLARDALARRRNVSGLVRHGDDLFIGRRKLSVSIAAASPASGLIHFAMNVDPDGAPVPAIGLREIEVNETSLGRVIAEAYVAEIASCDHAATKVRPAR, via the coding sequence ATGCAGATTGCGTTCGGCAAGAACATACCCTATGACGGGTCACAACTGCGCACCGGGTGGATCGCGGAGACCTTCGGCGTCGCCGGCGATGCCATCGCCGTGTTCACCGGGGCCTGCGACGTCGCGCCCGAGCACATGCTGGACCTCGAGGACCTGGAAGCCGGCGAGAGCATCCGGGCCCGACACATGCTGCATTTCATTGTTGAGCACGCCGGGGTGGCGCTCCCGCTCATGGTCGCCCGGCAGCGCCTGTTGGCCAGTCTCGCCCGGGACGCCCTGGCACGACGGCGCAACGTCTCGGGCCTGGTTCGCCATGGCGACGACCTCTTCATCGGCCGGCGCAAGCTCTCTGTCTCCATCGCCGCCGCCTCCCCAGCCTCCGGGCTGATCCACTTCGCCATGAACGTGGACCCCGACGGGGCTCCGGTCCCGGCCATCGGCCTGCGTGAGATCGAGGTCAACGAGACCTCCCTCGGCCGCGTCATCGCCGAGGCCTATGTGGCGGAGATCGCCTCCTGCGACCACGCCGCCACGAAGGTGCGGCCGGCGCGATGA
- a CDS encoding 7-carboxy-7-deazaguanine synthase QueE, whose translation MSASAPLAEIFSSVQGEGPYVGVRQVFVRLRGCALTCRYCDTPAARTTDGPCRIERLPGSNRHVACPNPMAVESVLDEVLAFTTATAHHSVSITGGEPLLHPHFVRALADGLAAAGLRTYLDTACCYPAAMAEVAPAVAIVAADYKLPETMREPVDFADFAATWQAILGERFIKIVLTADVQPDRFGEHCAQLAELDPQAQVVLQPATRRGDVRPPDRSALFALAAAAAVALPTVRVIPQCHRLLGVK comes from the coding sequence ATGAGCGCCTCCGCCCCCCTCGCCGAGATCTTCTCCTCCGTCCAGGGCGAAGGCCCCTATGTCGGCGTGCGGCAGGTGTTCGTGCGCTTGCGCGGCTGCGCCCTGACCTGCCGGTACTGCGACACACCCGCGGCCCGCACCACGGACGGTCCCTGCCGCATCGAGCGCCTGCCGGGAAGCAATCGCCACGTCGCGTGCCCTAACCCCATGGCGGTCGAGAGCGTCCTGGACGAGGTGCTGGCCTTCACGACAGCGACGGCGCATCACTCGGTCTCGATCACCGGGGGCGAGCCGCTCCTGCATCCGCATTTCGTCCGCGCCCTGGCCGATGGCCTCGCCGCCGCAGGGCTGCGCACGTACCTGGATACCGCCTGCTGCTACCCGGCGGCGATGGCAGAAGTCGCACCCGCCGTCGCCATCGTCGCGGCCGACTATAAGCTGCCCGAGACGATGCGTGAGCCCGTGGACTTCGCCGACTTCGCGGCCACCTGGCAGGCCATCTTGGGCGAGCGCTTCATCAAGATTGTCCTGACCGCCGACGTGCAGCCAGATCGCTTCGGCGAACACTGCGCCCAGCTGGCGGAGCTCGACCCGCAGGCGCAGGTGGTGCTCCAGCCGGCCACACGGCGCGGCGACGTGCGTCCTCCCGACCGCTCGGCACTGTTCGCCCTGGCCGCCGCGGCGGCGGTCGCCCTGCCGACCGTCCGGGTCATCCCGCAGTGCCACCGCCTGTTGGGCGTGAAGTAG
- a CDS encoding 2-hydroxyacyl-CoA dehydratase, protein MSAVAAQPGAVGFTTTIPVEVLLAAGRRPVDLNNLFITSADPAAYVRRAELEGYPRTACAWIKGLYGILRERALEEVIVVTEGDCSQTHAMMETLQRYGVRLIPFAYPYDRDPGRLRQEIERLLGAFGVSWQEAESVREGLRGLRRKVALLDELTWRQGTVSGFENHIFQVSCSDFEGDPVAFEARLDTFLAQAQARPARQWPLRLAFLGVPPIYSDLYQFLEDHGALVVYNEVQRQFTMADAADAKLLEQYRRYTYPYDIFGRLADIKGQLALRHVDGVIHYVQAFCFRQIQDTIMRRELDCPLLTLEGDAPGPLDGRNKLRLEAFLETLQARRQVERSVP, encoded by the coding sequence ATGAGTGCAGTGGCGGCGCAACCGGGCGCAGTGGGTTTCACCACGACCATCCCGGTCGAGGTCCTGCTGGCCGCTGGGCGTCGCCCGGTGGACCTGAACAACCTGTTCATCACCTCGGCCGACCCGGCCGCCTACGTTCGCCGGGCCGAACTGGAGGGCTACCCGCGCACCGCCTGTGCGTGGATCAAGGGTCTCTACGGCATCCTGCGCGAGCGCGCCCTCGAGGAGGTTATCGTCGTCACCGAAGGGGACTGCAGCCAGACCCACGCCATGATGGAGACGCTGCAGCGTTACGGCGTGCGCCTCATCCCCTTCGCCTACCCATACGACCGTGACCCCGGGCGGCTCCGCCAGGAGATTGAGCGGTTGCTGGGCGCCTTCGGGGTCTCATGGCAGGAAGCCGAGAGCGTGCGGGAGGGATTGCGCGGCCTGCGGCGAAAGGTAGCCCTGCTGGACGAGTTGACCTGGCGGCAGGGAACCGTCAGCGGCTTTGAGAACCACATCTTCCAGGTATCGTGCAGTGACTTCGAGGGCGATCCTGTTGCCTTCGAGGCACGGCTGGATACCTTCCTGGCGCAGGCCCAGGCGCGCCCGGCCCGACAATGGCCGCTGCGGCTGGCTTTCCTGGGCGTCCCGCCCATCTACAGCGATCTTTACCAGTTTCTCGAAGACCATGGGGCGCTGGTGGTGTACAATGAGGTCCAGCGGCAGTTCACCATGGCCGACGCCGCAGACGCCAAGCTGCTGGAGCAGTACCGGCGGTACACATACCCGTATGACATCTTCGGCCGGCTGGCGGACATCAAGGGCCAACTGGCGCTGCGGCACGTAGATGGCGTCATCCACTACGTCCAGGCCTTCTGCTTCCGACAGATCCAGGACACGATCATGCGCCGGGAGTTGGACTGCCCCCTGCTGACGCTGGAGGGCGACGCGCCCGGCCCCCTGGACGGCCGCAACAAGCTCCGTCTGGAGGCGTTCCTGGAGACGTTGCAGGCCCGGCGGCAGGTGGAGCGCAGCGTTCCGTAG
- the tyrS gene encoding tyrosine--tRNA ligase codes for MSPKAQLAELLSPPHPVDIVSEEELLAKLEQGRPLRIKYGADPSAPDLHLGHSVPMSRLRKFQELGHTIVFIIGDFTARIGDPSGKSKTRPMLSTEQVDANAKTYAAQVGQILDINRCELHYNSEWLDAMTVADVLRLMSHYTVARMLERDDFAKRLQEEAPISVVELMYPLMQAYDSVAIKADVELGGTDQLFNFLVGRDIMRAYGLEPQVVMTWPLLVGTDGTDKMSKSLGNYVGITDAPGDMYGKIMSIPDSAMPMYYWLLLEQAPEAVDEMEAHLKSGALHPREAKAHLAHRLVGRYHGADAADAAAVEFDRIFAQGALPSDMPDIVLPREAFEDGNVGLIQVLVTAGFAASNGEARRLIRGKGVKVDGEVVDDEMARLALKGGETVQVGKRRVGRVVID; via the coding sequence ATGTCGCCCAAGGCACAACTCGCCGAACTACTCTCGCCGCCGCATCCGGTGGACATCGTCAGTGAAGAGGAACTGCTCGCCAAGCTCGAGCAGGGCCGCCCGCTGCGCATCAAGTACGGGGCCGACCCCAGCGCCCCGGACTTGCACCTGGGCCACAGCGTGCCCATGAGCCGCCTGCGCAAGTTTCAGGAACTCGGCCACACCATCGTCTTCATCATCGGCGACTTCACCGCGCGCATCGGCGACCCGTCGGGCAAGTCCAAGACCCGCCCGATGCTCAGCACCGAGCAGGTGGATGCCAACGCGAAGACCTACGCGGCCCAGGTCGGGCAGATCCTCGACATCAACCGCTGCGAACTGCACTACAACAGCGAGTGGCTCGACGCGATGACCGTGGCCGACGTGCTGCGGCTCATGTCCCACTACACCGTGGCCCGGATGCTGGAACGCGATGACTTCGCCAAGCGCCTGCAGGAAGAGGCGCCGATCTCCGTCGTCGAGCTCATGTACCCGCTGATGCAGGCGTACGACTCCGTGGCGATCAAGGCCGATGTGGAACTGGGGGGCACGGACCAACTGTTCAATTTCCTGGTGGGCCGCGACATCATGCGCGCCTACGGGCTGGAGCCGCAGGTCGTCATGACCTGGCCGCTGCTGGTGGGCACGGACGGCACCGACAAGATGAGCAAGTCGCTGGGCAACTACGTGGGCATCACCGACGCCCCCGGCGACATGTACGGCAAGATCATGTCCATCCCCGACAGCGCCATGCCGATGTACTACTGGCTGCTGCTGGAGCAGGCGCCCGAGGCCGTGGACGAGATGGAGGCCCACCTGAAGTCCGGCGCGCTGCACCCGCGCGAGGCCAAGGCCCATCTGGCGCACCGCCTGGTGGGCCGCTACCACGGCGCCGACGCCGCCGATGCCGCTGCCGTAGAGTTTGACCGCATCTTCGCCCAGGGCGCGTTGCCCAGCGACATGCCCGACATCGTCCTGCCGCGCGAGGCCTTCGAGGACGGTAACGTCGGCCTGATCCAGGTGCTCGTTACCGCCGGCTTCGCGGCCAGCAACGGCGAAGCCCGCCGCCTGATCCGCGGCAAGGGCGTCAAGGTGGACGGTGAGGTCGTGGACGACGAGATGGCTCGACTGGCGCTCAAGGGCGGGGAGACGGTGCAAGTGGGCAAGCGTCGCGTCGGGCGTGTAGTCATCGACTAG
- a CDS encoding YtxH domain-containing protein yields MSDNRNSLMDAVGVLGTMAVGALIGAGVALLMAPKSGAELREDLKAGAEKVSEDLTEVGHKASESVRAQVEKLGQKAEELTKKATELGERLSKQPGTAGAAEATEEA; encoded by the coding sequence ATGAGCGACAACCGCAACAGTCTGATGGACGCCGTGGGTGTGCTCGGGACCATGGCCGTGGGGGCCCTGATCGGGGCCGGCGTGGCGCTGCTCATGGCGCCCAAGTCCGGCGCCGAACTGCGCGAGGACCTCAAGGCCGGCGCCGAGAAGGTCAGCGAGGACCTCACCGAGGTCGGCCACAAGGCGAGCGAGAGTGTGCGCGCCCAGGTCGAGAAGCTCGGCCAGAAGGCCGAGGAACTCACCAAGAAGGCCACCGAACTCGGCGAGCGCCTGAGCAAGCAGCCCGGGACCGCCGGGGCCGCCGAGGCCACTGAAGAGGCGTAG
- a CDS encoding toll/interleukin-1 receptor domain-containing protein — protein sequence MRYDVFISYSQHDVRMARALSDGLRASGYTVWLTDSVAAGVELSSAIAEAIRECQVFIVLISAASANSPWLQLELGMARGLAKQVLPLYVDGLQAAGAPWPALLGIQGVDVRTGADAVPIVISVLHRLGTVASGGAAMPDAPMRAKGYVFLSYPRSDSDFVVQLRDVLGRRGYAYWDYQASERDFHAALYRELEEKIEGAAAFMAIVTDAWRDTEWPAGEYIYAREAGIPVFVIQAKRLSRPMPIILNQQTRIDMSVDFERGVATLEHELDKKGL from the coding sequence ATGCGCTATGATGTGTTCATCAGCTACAGCCAGCATGATGTAAGGATGGCGCGTGCTCTGAGTGACGGTCTGCGGGCCAGCGGTTACACCGTCTGGCTGACCGATAGTGTGGCAGCCGGGGTGGAGCTATCGTCGGCGATTGCGGAGGCAATCCGCGAATGCCAGGTATTCATCGTGCTCATATCAGCTGCCTCGGCGAACTCCCCATGGCTGCAGTTGGAGTTGGGCATGGCGCGCGGTCTGGCTAAGCAGGTACTGCCACTGTATGTGGACGGCCTTCAGGCAGCGGGTGCGCCATGGCCTGCCTTGCTGGGCATACAGGGGGTCGATGTCAGGACGGGCGCTGACGCCGTTCCCATCGTCATCTCGGTTCTGCACCGGTTGGGCACAGTCGCGTCCGGCGGCGCTGCTATGCCAGACGCGCCGATGCGGGCGAAAGGGTATGTGTTCCTCAGTTACCCTCGCTCAGACAGCGACTTCGTTGTGCAGTTGAGGGATGTGCTAGGTAGGCGGGGCTACGCCTACTGGGACTACCAGGCGAGCGAGCGCGATTTCCACGCGGCTCTGTACCGCGAACTCGAGGAGAAGATCGAGGGCGCTGCTGCTTTCATGGCGATCGTCACCGACGCATGGCGGGATACTGAGTGGCCAGCCGGGGAATACATCTACGCGCGGGAGGCAGGCATACCGGTCTTCGTGATCCAAGCCAAGCGCTTGTCCCGCCCGATGCCAATCATCCTGAACCAGCAGACGCGCATCGACATGTCAGTGGACTTCGAGCGCGGTGTGGCCACTCTTGAGCACGAGCTAGACAAGAAGGGCCTCTAG